One region of Halohasta litchfieldiae genomic DNA includes:
- a CDS encoding hydroxyacid dehydrogenase — translation MSDQWQILLPPQIDPAGPESISDFATCTGMDEYDSVDDALDDIAKYDAVIVSVAKLDREVIERGENLKVIAKHGSGLDNVDMEAASENGVVVCNTPGVNSRSVAEHAIALQFGVRRNLGAADRHVRDGGWDRSAFVGYELQDSTLGLMGFGSIAHETATIAQGIGLNVIIYDPGHPADQLPEGIGRVDDLTTLFAESDAVSLHVPLVDGTYHAVSTDQFEALGEDGILINTSRGGVVDKDALLEALNNDVIAGAGVDNFEEEPPGANHPIYDHDEVLMTPHIAGVTYDSLERMSRSASTNVRTVYEGDLPESTVNREALGREQSQ, via the coding sequence ATGTCCGACCAGTGGCAAATACTGCTCCCCCCGCAGATCGATCCAGCAGGACCAGAGTCGATCAGTGACTTCGCAACCTGTACCGGGATGGACGAGTACGACAGCGTCGACGACGCCCTCGACGATATCGCCAAATACGACGCTGTCATCGTCAGTGTCGCCAAACTCGACCGCGAAGTGATCGAGCGCGGCGAGAACCTGAAGGTGATCGCCAAACACGGCAGCGGGCTGGACAACGTCGACATGGAGGCTGCCTCTGAGAACGGTGTCGTGGTCTGCAACACACCGGGCGTCAACTCACGGTCGGTGGCCGAACACGCAATCGCCCTCCAGTTCGGCGTCCGGCGCAACCTCGGGGCTGCCGACCGGCACGTCCGGGACGGCGGCTGGGACCGCTCGGCGTTCGTCGGTTATGAACTCCAAGACAGCACGCTCGGACTGATGGGCTTTGGCTCGATTGCCCACGAAACAGCAACAATTGCACAGGGAATCGGCCTCAACGTCATTATTTACGATCCGGGCCACCCAGCAGATCAGCTTCCGGAGGGGATCGGCCGCGTCGACGACCTCACCACTCTCTTCGCGGAGTCCGACGCCGTGAGTCTGCACGTCCCGCTGGTCGACGGTACCTACCACGCCGTCTCGACCGACCAGTTCGAGGCCCTTGGCGAAGACGGCATCCTCATCAACACCTCACGCGGCGGGGTCGTCGACAAAGACGCTCTGCTTGAGGCACTCAACAACGACGTGATCGCCGGTGCCGGAGTCGACAACTTCGAAGAGGAGCCACCCGGCGCCAACCATCCGATCTACGACCACGACGAGGTGTTGATGACTCCACACATCGCCGGAGTCACCTACGACTCGCTGGAACGCATGAGTCGCAGCGCGTCGACCAACGTTCGAACCGTCTACGAGGGTGATCTGCCGGAGTCGACAGTCAACCGCGAGGCCCTCGGTCGGGAGCAAAGCCAATGA
- a CDS encoding HpcH/HpaI aldolase family protein, with product MRTQNSFRRAIENDETVFGAACATFSPTVIETLGNIGLDFVWLDFEHGGPSPYDSTVFEELTRAAEAGDIELLVRIPKPEPALVRKVLDAGVRTILIPRIETADDLRPAVEAAFFGYDGDVGDRGVGVGRTSEWEGYVDSHIGGEDSEVLVGTMIENERAVDNIEEILSVPELGFAFVGPADLSMSMSGGEPLDKNPDKLQAAIDRTREACLDAEVPIGRIQNDPAAAREAVDEGYQIVRIGGDTGAIRASLSERLDAVDT from the coding sequence ATGAGGACCCAAAACAGCTTCCGCCGAGCCATCGAAAACGACGAAACCGTCTTCGGGGCGGCCTGTGCGACCTTCTCGCCGACAGTCATCGAGACACTCGGCAACATCGGGCTGGATTTCGTCTGGCTGGATTTCGAACACGGTGGCCCCAGTCCCTACGATAGCACCGTCTTCGAGGAGCTTACCCGCGCGGCGGAGGCCGGCGACATCGAACTCCTCGTTCGGATTCCGAAGCCCGAACCGGCGCTCGTCAGAAAGGTCCTCGATGCCGGTGTCAGGACGATCCTCATCCCGCGAATCGAGACGGCCGACGACCTCCGCCCGGCAGTCGAGGCTGCCTTCTTCGGCTATGATGGCGATGTCGGCGACCGCGGGGTCGGCGTCGGCCGCACCAGCGAGTGGGAAGGCTACGTCGACAGCCACATCGGTGGCGAGGACAGCGAGGTGCTTGTCGGCACGATGATCGAAAACGAGCGGGCCGTCGACAACATCGAGGAAATTCTCTCGGTGCCTGAACTCGGCTTTGCCTTTGTCGGCCCGGCGGATCTCTCGATGTCGATGTCCGGCGGCGAGCCACTCGACAAAAACCCCGACAAACTGCAGGCCGCCATCGACCGTACCCGTGAGGCCTGTCTGGACGCGGAGGTTCCCATTGGCCGGATTCAGAACGATCCCGCTGCTGCACGCGAAGCCGTCGACGAGGGGTACCAGATCGTTCGGATCGGCGGCGATACCGGCGCAATTCGGGCGAGCCTCTCCGAGCGGCTCGACGCCGTCGACACGTAA
- a CDS encoding DUF3592 domain-containing protein: protein MLQTIPTAVPIATGGILALLGLFVLANGVRTYWHQSRAIRRSEQASGTIESVSVEPVLDGGSSTTYVPTVDYEYQTPTQRLRGTTVYPGESQVTKLFHSESAAETVIQEYEPGGSAIVYYDPANPDHSFLEPEVQRGPNLSKILLGIGLIGLGVFIIAQIGLVYA from the coding sequence ATGCTCCAGACGATTCCCACCGCTGTCCCCATCGCAACGGGTGGGATTCTCGCCCTGTTGGGACTCTTTGTCCTCGCCAACGGGGTGCGAACCTACTGGCACCAGAGTAGGGCGATCAGGCGCTCGGAGCAGGCCAGCGGTACGATTGAGTCGGTCAGTGTGGAACCGGTGCTCGATGGCGGCAGTTCGACCACCTACGTCCCAACCGTCGACTACGAGTACCAGACGCCAACCCAGCGGCTCCGTGGCACCACTGTCTACCCCGGTGAGAGTCAGGTTACGAAGCTCTTCCATAGCGAATCGGCCGCCGAAACCGTCATTCAGGAGTACGAACCCGGTGGGTCGGCGATAGTTTACTACGATCCGGCGAACCCCGACCACTCGTTTCTCGAACCGGAGGTCCAACGCGGCCCAAATCTCAGCAAAATACTTCTCGGCATCGGACTCATAGGTCTCGGTGTGTTTATCATCGCCCAGATTGGGCTGGTGTACGCTTAG
- a CDS encoding FAD-dependent oxidoreductase → MPKEYDLVIVGGGISGASLLYTVATFTDIERVALIEKEDEIAAVNSHHTNNSQTLHFGDIETNYTLDKAEKVKEGAEMVAGYLEAKDPDREMHSKRSKMVLAVGDEEVDKLESRQYDEGFGELFPKLEAIGRDEIEAIEPKVVEGRDPSKDLMALQTPDGYVVDYGELAKAFVDQVREHANVDVYTGTKVKRVNETDDEYLIETDDEGWFGADTTVVAAGSHSLQIAKKMGYGEDLSLLPVAGSFFIANEGLLNGKVYTLQMKKLPFAAVHGDAEVHDKNVTRFGPTAKVVPALERGELSTVADFFDVFQLNLDSLLSYGNIMADRILLPFVLENLVYDLPVVGRKSFLPHVQKVVPTVEEGDISRAKGFGGVRPQIVNTSTKSLDMGEAKITGEDIIFNITPSPGASTCLKNAMRDTKQVIEFLDEEHEFDEDGFRRATIDNFPREVDREKAAADD, encoded by the coding sequence ATGCCGAAAGAATACGACTTAGTCATCGTCGGCGGGGGAATAAGCGGTGCATCGTTGCTCTATACGGTCGCCACGTTCACGGATATCGAACGGGTCGCCCTAATCGAGAAGGAAGACGAAATTGCGGCGGTCAACTCCCATCACACGAATAACTCTCAGACGCTCCATTTCGGGGATATTGAGACCAACTACACGCTCGATAAAGCCGAGAAGGTCAAAGAGGGCGCGGAGATGGTTGCGGGCTATCTCGAAGCCAAAGATCCAGACCGCGAGATGCACTCAAAGCGGAGCAAGATGGTGCTGGCGGTCGGTGACGAGGAGGTCGACAAGCTCGAATCCCGGCAGTACGACGAAGGGTTCGGCGAGCTGTTCCCCAAACTCGAAGCCATCGGCCGCGATGAGATCGAAGCAATCGAGCCGAAGGTCGTCGAGGGCCGCGATCCGAGCAAGGATCTCATGGCGCTCCAGACACCCGACGGCTACGTCGTCGACTACGGCGAACTCGCCAAAGCGTTCGTCGATCAGGTCCGCGAACACGCGAACGTCGACGTCTACACCGGTACCAAGGTCAAGCGCGTCAACGAAACCGACGATGAGTACCTCATCGAGACCGACGACGAAGGCTGGTTTGGGGCCGACACGACAGTTGTCGCCGCTGGCTCTCACAGCCTCCAGATCGCCAAGAAAATGGGCTACGGCGAGGACCTCTCGCTGTTGCCGGTCGCGGGGAGCTTCTTTATTGCCAACGAAGGTCTGTTGAACGGCAAGGTCTACACCCTCCAGATGAAGAAGTTGCCGTTCGCGGCAGTCCACGGCGACGCCGAGGTCCACGACAAGAACGTGACACGGTTCGGCCCAACGGCGAAAGTCGTCCCAGCACTCGAACGCGGCGAGCTGTCGACGGTTGCGGACTTCTTCGATGTGTTCCAGCTCAATCTCGATTCGCTGTTGAGCTACGGCAACATCATGGCCGACCGAATTCTGCTGCCGTTCGTCCTCGAAAACCTGGTCTACGATCTGCCGGTCGTCGGCCGAAAGTCATTCCTACCACACGTCCAGAAGGTCGTCCCGACCGTCGAGGAGGGCGACATCTCGCGGGCCAAAGGGTTCGGCGGCGTCCGGCCACAGATCGTCAACACGTCGACCAAATCCCTCGACATGGGTGAGGCCAAGATCACCGGCGAGGACATCATTTTCAACATCACGCCCTCGCCCGGTGCCTCTACCTGTCTGAAAAACGCGATGCGAGACACAAAACAGGTCATCGAGTTCCTCGACGAAGAACACGAGTTCGACGAGGACGGCTTCCGCCGGGCAACCATCGACAATTTCCCACGCGAGGTCGACCGAGAGAAAGCCGCAGCCGACGACTAA
- the thsA gene encoding thermosome subunit alpha encodes MSSRGQQPLFILSENNERTKGQAAQDSNIRAGKAVANAVRTTLGPKGMDKMLVGSSGDVTITNDGATILNTMDIEHPAAQMIVEVSQTQEVEVGDGTTTAAVLAGELLSEAEELLDSDLHPTVIVEGYHEAARLAQEAIDEGVLDIDLDDDILEAVAESSMTGKGTGDVNADVLARHVVGAVRQVAGDRIEREDIRIHTQTGAATSATELVDGVVLSEEPANANMPRSVENGSVAILEAELDVRTSEANAEYNISSVDQLNDAVEAEDSELRRYAETLTEAGVDVLFCTKDIDDRVAGYLADAGILAFENVSSEKSTALAKATGAKHLGTLSDLEASDLGSVDSVSIESYGDEEAAFVEGGTDSNYVTLFVRGSTDHVIDELERALNDAIDVVIAALDKGGVVAGAGGTEVAISAYVRDHAASVEGRKQLAIEAFATAVDALPRTLAENTGMDAIDALVDLRGRHDSEGIAGIVSTGRSGEIGDPVEAGIIDPAAVKREAVKSATEAATMILRIDDVITLE; translated from the coding sequence ATGTCATCACGAGGTCAACAACCACTGTTCATCCTCTCGGAAAACAACGAACGGACGAAGGGACAGGCCGCCCAAGACTCGAATATTCGCGCTGGTAAGGCTGTCGCCAACGCGGTACGGACGACACTGGGCCCGAAAGGAATGGACAAGATGCTCGTCGGCTCCTCGGGTGATGTCACGATCACCAACGATGGAGCAACCATCCTCAACACGATGGATATCGAGCATCCAGCCGCACAGATGATCGTCGAAGTCTCCCAGACCCAAGAGGTAGAGGTCGGCGACGGCACGACGACCGCCGCCGTCCTCGCCGGTGAACTCCTCTCGGAGGCCGAGGAACTCCTCGATTCGGATCTCCACCCAACGGTCATCGTCGAAGGCTATCATGAGGCCGCTCGCCTCGCCCAAGAGGCCATCGACGAGGGCGTTCTCGACATTGATCTCGACGACGACATCCTCGAAGCAGTCGCCGAATCCAGCATGACCGGCAAAGGAACCGGCGACGTCAACGCCGACGTGCTTGCTCGCCACGTCGTCGGCGCCGTCCGACAGGTCGCGGGCGACCGGATCGAACGCGAGGATATCCGTATCCACACCCAGACCGGCGCGGCCACCAGCGCCACCGAACTCGTCGACGGCGTCGTCCTCAGCGAGGAGCCGGCCAACGCCAACATGCCCCGAAGCGTCGAGAACGGCTCGGTCGCGATCCTCGAAGCCGAACTCGATGTCCGGACAAGCGAGGCTAACGCCGAGTACAATATTTCGAGCGTCGACCAACTCAACGACGCCGTCGAAGCCGAAGACAGCGAACTCCGGCGCTACGCTGAGACGCTGACCGAGGCTGGCGTCGACGTGCTGTTCTGCACGAAGGATATCGACGACCGCGTTGCCGGTTATCTGGCCGACGCCGGAATCCTGGCCTTCGAGAACGTCTCTTCCGAGAAATCGACGGCACTCGCCAAGGCGACCGGTGCAAAACATCTCGGCACGCTATCCGATCTCGAAGCGTCCGACCTCGGCAGCGTCGACTCGGTGTCTATCGAGAGCTACGGCGACGAGGAGGCGGCGTTCGTCGAGGGTGGCACTGACTCGAACTACGTCACGCTGTTCGTCCGCGGCAGCACCGACCACGTGATCGACGAACTCGAACGCGCGCTCAACGATGCCATCGACGTCGTCATCGCCGCCCTCGACAAGGGTGGCGTCGTTGCCGGCGCAGGCGGCACCGAGGTCGCCATCTCGGCGTACGTCCGGGACCATGCCGCAAGCGTCGAGGGCCGCAAACAGCTCGCCATCGAGGCGTTTGCGACCGCCGTCGACGCCCTGCCGCGCACGCTTGCGGAAAACACCGGGATGGACGCCATCGACGCGCTCGTGGATCTCCGCGGTCGTCACGACTCCGAGGGGATCGCTGGCATCGTCTCGACCGGTCGCAGTGGTGAGATCGGTGACCCGGTCGAGGCCGGTATCATCGACCCCGCTGCAGTCAAACGCGAGGCCGTCAAATCGGCAACCGAGGCCGCGACGATGATCCTCCGCATCGACGACGTGATTACGTTGGAGTAG
- a CDS encoding amidohydrolase family protein: MLELEHGFRVVDCHAHLDHNEMAVTTYGRDTGPDELERECHQAGIVRAAISPSPHTEAKGYLRANNAVARLSVDRPFLAFARLNGALDATGGPVATVRNMRATRANYHTRPGDIEQYAYDNRFHGFVLDPALDGLPDEEVVAELAVVDLPVVVDCREEFPPSAAERALLGEGFPVILSGFGGYPMDRNRMVDSLALLDSYDRLYLDTWAVRSRELLERGLLEYPDRILFGSGTPVVHPNVAIMEILTLDVSEDAMNRVFNKNPMRVIPGFAPQ; the protein is encoded by the coding sequence ATGTTGGAGTTGGAACACGGGTTTCGTGTGGTCGACTGCCATGCGCATCTCGACCACAACGAGATGGCCGTGACGACCTACGGTCGGGATACCGGCCCCGACGAGTTGGAGCGGGAGTGCCATCAGGCGGGCATCGTCCGGGCAGCGATCTCACCCAGCCCCCACACCGAGGCCAAGGGCTACCTCCGGGCGAACAACGCCGTTGCTCGGCTCAGCGTCGACCGGCCGTTTCTCGCCTTTGCCCGACTCAACGGCGCGCTTGACGCGACTGGGGGACCAGTCGCGACAGTGCGAAACATGCGAGCCACCCGCGCCAACTACCACACCCGCCCGGGAGATATCGAGCAGTACGCCTACGACAACCGGTTTCACGGCTTCGTCCTCGATCCTGCCCTCGATGGACTCCCCGACGAGGAAGTGGTCGCCGAACTGGCGGTAGTCGACCTGCCGGTGGTTGTCGACTGTCGAGAAGAGTTCCCCCCATCGGCGGCCGAACGGGCACTATTGGGGGAAGGATTCCCGGTGATTCTCTCAGGGTTCGGCGGCTACCCAATGGACCGCAATCGGATGGTCGACTCGCTCGCCCTGTTGGACTCCTACGACCGGCTGTATCTGGATACGTGGGCAGTGCGCTCCCGGGAGCTACTCGAACGTGGCCTGCTTGAGTATCCCGACCGTATTCTGTTCGGTAGCGGCACACCGGTAGTCCACCCGAACGTCGCAATTATGGAGATTCTCACACTCGATGTCTCCGAAGACGCGATGAACCGCGTGTTCAATAAAAATCCAATGCGTGTGATTCCCGGCTTTGCTCCCCAGTAG
- a CDS encoding glycosyltransferase family 2 protein: MQLSVVVPTLNGRDQLLSCLDRLTAEAPDAEIIVVNGPSADGTTGMVRDRDDVDVLVEVSARTVNVARNAGIEVATGDVIAFISYDLRIEDSWREALVDGLTEASVVTGPTHRTVPGGMTTESAEQREIAQRDVTYFSGGNVAFEADVLRDLDGFDEYLETGGSRDAAHRLAGMTVDVAWQPEMSVRCEYEADGGRTQRDWGWKYRALSYRLVKNYGVRPTVLRRTISHALSDAATTARDVIGGDAQPTAWFGTGRDVVSGITTGTSDGLVARSRDRDSSRNPHGISKRADRAVARYDWR; the protein is encoded by the coding sequence ATGCAGCTTTCGGTCGTTGTACCGACTCTCAACGGACGAGATCAGCTATTGTCTTGTCTCGATAGGCTGACAGCCGAGGCTCCCGACGCCGAGATTATCGTCGTCAACGGGCCATCGGCCGACGGGACGACGGGGATGGTACGCGACCGAGACGACGTCGACGTATTAGTCGAAGTCTCTGCCCGAACAGTCAACGTCGCCCGCAACGCGGGCATCGAGGTCGCCACCGGCGATGTGATTGCCTTTATTAGTTACGACCTACGGATCGAAGACAGTTGGCGAGAGGCGTTGGTCGATGGGCTCACGGAGGCCTCTGTTGTGACGGGACCGACCCACCGGACAGTGCCGGGAGGAATGACGACCGAGTCGGCCGAACAGCGAGAAATTGCCCAACGGGATGTGACCTACTTTTCAGGCGGGAACGTGGCCTTTGAGGCCGACGTACTGAGGGATTTGGATGGGTTCGATGAGTATCTCGAAACCGGTGGCTCGCGTGATGCTGCCCACAGACTCGCAGGAATGACTGTCGACGTCGCGTGGCAGCCCGAAATGAGTGTCCGGTGTGAGTACGAGGCCGACGGCGGCCGGACACAGCGCGACTGGGGCTGGAAGTATCGGGCATTATCCTACCGATTAGTCAAAAACTACGGTGTCCGTCCAACGGTGCTGCGGCGGACGATCTCACACGCACTGAGCGATGCCGCCACCACCGCTCGGGATGTGATCGGCGGTGACGCCCAGCCGACTGCGTGGTTCGGGACGGGACGAGACGTTGTTTCGGGTATTACAACCGGGACCTCGGATGGGCTTGTCGCTCGATCCCGGGACCGAGATTCCTCACGCAACCCACACGGAATTTCGAAACGTGCCGATAGGGCAGTTGCACGATACGACTGGCGATAG
- a CDS encoding MarR family transcriptional regulator has product MSTSPVEASNHVELSETEFRDRLRELPPSAKLVAKVLETDQPLSQGQLADESLLPDRTVRYALNRLEESELVGSRYSFKDARKQVYYLNT; this is encoded by the coding sequence ATGAGCACTAGTCCAGTTGAGGCCAGCAATCATGTGGAACTGTCAGAAACGGAGTTCCGCGACCGACTCCGTGAGCTCCCGCCGAGCGCGAAGCTCGTCGCCAAAGTTCTTGAAACCGACCAGCCACTCTCGCAGGGTCAACTCGCCGACGAATCGTTGCTTCCAGACCGAACGGTGCGGTACGCACTCAACCGACTGGAGGAGTCGGAGCTAGTCGGCTCCCGCTACAGTTTCAAAGATGCACGCAAACAGGTCTACTATCTGAACACCTAA
- a CDS encoding class I SAM-dependent methyltransferase: protein MKGKEWYQADDVAEEYDDKRFSEGGAFIDRREKEAVLSALGPVDDKRILEVACGTGRFTVMMAQQGADIIGLDISPAMLAQGREKAKQVGVDDHVEFMRGDASRLPFPDDHFDSVFAMRFFHLADRPVTFLRELRRVSKGQVFFDTFNLGSTRVIYNWLLPMGSRLYSRRDVESLLADSELKLETEAHDFVLPYGFYRQLPQQVARPFRQVDTALGKTPLGDKLASVSYWNVTK from the coding sequence GTGAAAGGCAAAGAGTGGTATCAGGCCGACGATGTCGCCGAGGAGTATGACGACAAGCGGTTTTCGGAAGGTGGGGCGTTCATTGATCGGCGAGAGAAGGAGGCGGTCCTCTCTGCGCTGGGTCCCGTCGACGACAAACGGATTCTCGAAGTCGCCTGCGGCACCGGCCGGTTTACGGTGATGATGGCCCAGCAAGGAGCCGACATCATCGGGCTCGATATTTCGCCTGCGATGCTCGCTCAGGGGCGAGAGAAAGCCAAGCAAGTGGGTGTCGACGACCACGTCGAGTTCATGCGCGGCGATGCCTCTCGGCTCCCGTTTCCCGACGACCATTTCGATTCAGTGTTCGCAATGCGGTTTTTCCATCTCGCAGATCGCCCCGTCACCTTCCTGCGTGAACTCCGCCGTGTCTCGAAAGGACAGGTGTTTTTCGACACGTTCAATCTCGGTAGCACGCGCGTGATCTACAACTGGCTACTGCCGATGGGGTCGCGGCTCTACTCCCGGCGGGATGTCGAGAGCCTGCTTGCAGATTCGGAGCTCAAACTCGAGACGGAAGCCCACGATTTCGTCCTCCCGTATGGCTTCTACCGCCAACTCCCCCAACAGGTCGCCCGCCCGTTCCGGCAGGTTGACACCGCTCTCGGCAAGACGCCGCTCGGAGACAAACTGGCGTCGGTCTCCTATTGGAACGTGACCAAGTAG
- a CDS encoding nuclear transport factor 2 family protein, with the protein MRRDAAETVTAYYDALRNGETLSSFFTESPDIIKVGLSERLVGYADVADGLSEQTATTDSWSIESHDLSVTVDDDIAWFGDQVSMEWTDIQMDTDYRFETRWTGLLKRREESEEWQFVSLHVSTPNEELQHAEDDLFSWDG; encoded by the coding sequence ATGAGACGGGACGCAGCCGAAACGGTAACGGCCTACTACGACGCACTCAGGAACGGCGAGACGCTGTCGTCGTTTTTCACGGAGTCACCCGATATTATCAAAGTCGGGCTCAGCGAACGGCTGGTCGGCTACGCCGATGTCGCCGACGGGCTCTCCGAACAGACTGCGACCACCGATTCGTGGAGCATCGAGAGTCACGATCTGTCAGTCACAGTCGACGACGACATCGCGTGGTTCGGTGATCAGGTATCGATGGAGTGGACGGATATTCAGATGGACACTGACTATCGCTTCGAGACGCGGTGGACGGGGCTGCTCAAACGACGTGAGGAAAGCGAGGAGTGGCAGTTCGTCAGTCTCCACGTTTCGACTCCCAACGAGGAACTGCAGCATGCGGAGGACGACCTCTTCAGTTGGGATGGCTAA
- a CDS encoding zinc-dependent metalloprotease, protein MDLFRSAQAVAGSQGDGIVDWTAVAAAAKAATPSGDLDLSTEEQQGYRTDVREARDRLRSVGEVEFDLPETIEIQNRHHWIDANIATFRRVVEPLEEQSTMFPGVSRAVNTGTMAVTLGFLGRNVMGQYDPLLLADTDSHSLYFVRPNIQRVAEQLAVDYPRFRRWIAFHEVAHAAEFGAAPWLPGYLEDRMQAVVTDLTEGSLNREAYKELNTAMTAVEGYAELLMDQAFDEEYVDLRAKLDARRKGGGPFVQLMRRLLGLGMKRQQYERGAEFFEAVADARDIAAASAVWEKPENLPTDEELDSPGRWLHRVEK, encoded by the coding sequence ATGGATCTCTTTCGCAGCGCCCAAGCGGTTGCGGGCTCACAGGGTGACGGGATCGTAGACTGGACCGCCGTCGCTGCGGCCGCCAAAGCCGCAACGCCGAGCGGTGACCTTGATCTCTCTACTGAGGAGCAACAGGGCTACCGAACCGATGTCCGCGAGGCCCGCGACCGGCTCCGGTCGGTCGGCGAAGTCGAGTTTGACCTGCCCGAAACCATCGAAATCCAGAACCGTCACCACTGGATCGACGCCAACATCGCCACCTTCCGCCGTGTCGTCGAACCCTTAGAAGAGCAGTCGACGATGTTCCCCGGCGTTTCCCGTGCGGTGAACACCGGCACGATGGCTGTCACTCTCGGTTTTCTCGGCCGCAACGTCATGGGCCAGTACGACCCGCTGTTGCTCGCCGACACTGACAGCCACTCGCTGTACTTTGTGCGGCCAAACATTCAGCGTGTCGCCGAGCAGTTAGCCGTCGACTACCCGCGATTCCGCCGCTGGATCGCCTTTCATGAGGTTGCCCACGCCGCCGAGTTCGGTGCAGCCCCGTGGCTCCCGGGCTATCTCGAAGACCGCATGCAGGCTGTGGTCACCGACCTCACGGAGGGATCGCTCAACCGTGAGGCCTACAAAGAACTCAACACTGCGATGACCGCCGTCGAGGGGTACGCCGAACTCCTGATGGATCAGGCCTTCGACGAGGAGTACGTCGACCTTCGCGCGAAACTCGATGCCCGACGGAAAGGTGGTGGCCCGTTCGTCCAACTGATGCGTCGACTACTCGGCTTGGGGATGAAACGCCAACAGTACGAACGCGGTGCGGAGTTCTTTGAGGCGGTGGCCGACGCCCGTGACATCGCGGCCGCAAGTGCGGTCTGGGAGAAACCAGAGAACCTCCCGACCGACGAGGAACTCGACAGTCCCGGTCGGTGGCTCCATCGCGTCGAAAAGTAG
- a CDS encoding M42 family metallopeptidase — MNNGQREFLESLLSTASPSGYEASGQRVWIDYVSEFADEVMTDDYGNAVAVHEGSGDGPEIAFGGHGDEIGFIVRDIDDNGFLRIGRIGGSDRTVSQGQHVTIHTDDEPVQGVIGQTAIHLRDVGKEEYNDIAEQFVDIGATDKEKAEELVEVGDPITFSTELFELNGTRLSARGMDNRVGTWSAAQGLRHAVEHDVDATIYAVSTVQEEVGIKGAQMVGFDLDPDAAIAVDVTHATDNPDVKGKHKGPVELGAGPVVSRGSANHPRVVDLARQAAKDADVDIQLQATGTRTGTDADAFYTSRGGIPSLNIGIPNRYMHTPVEVIDTEDLDGVAALLGGIAEAAGEVDSFAVEF, encoded by the coding sequence ATGAACAACGGACAACGCGAGTTTCTCGAATCGCTGCTGTCGACGGCCAGCCCCTCGGGCTACGAGGCCAGCGGCCAGCGCGTTTGGATCGACTACGTATCGGAGTTTGCTGACGAAGTGATGACCGACGACTACGGCAACGCGGTCGCGGTCCACGAGGGCTCCGGCGACGGTCCCGAGATCGCCTTCGGCGGCCACGGCGATGAGATCGGCTTCATCGTTCGGGATATCGACGACAACGGTTTCCTCCGAATCGGCCGCATCGGCGGCTCCGACCGCACCGTCTCGCAGGGCCAACACGTCACGATTCACACCGACGACGAGCCAGTCCAAGGCGTCATCGGCCAGACGGCGATCCACCTCCGCGACGTCGGCAAGGAGGAGTACAACGACATCGCCGAGCAGTTCGTCGACATCGGCGCGACAGATAAGGAGAAAGCCGAAGAACTCGTTGAGGTCGGCGACCCGATCACGTTCTCGACAGAACTGTTCGAACTCAACGGGACACGCCTCTCTGCCCGCGGAATGGACAACCGCGTGGGGACCTGGAGCGCGGCCCAAGGACTCCGGCACGCAGTCGAACATGATGTCGACGCGACCATCTATGCGGTCAGCACCGTCCAAGAGGAAGTCGGTATCAAGGGCGCACAGATGGTCGGCTTCGACCTCGATCCCGACGCTGCCATCGCGGTCGACGTCACCCACGCGACCGACAACCCAGACGTGAAAGGCAAACACAAAGGCCCAGTCGAACTCGGCGCAGGGCCAGTTGTCTCACGCGGGAGCGCGAACCATCCACGCGTGGTCGACCTCGCTCGGCAGGCCGCGAAAGACGCGGATGTCGACATCCAACTGCAGGCGACTGGCACTCGGACCGGCACCGATGCGGATGCCTTCTACACGAGTCGCGGTGGGATTCCCTCGCTCAATATCGGGATTCCGAACCGGTATATGCATACGCCGGTCGAGGTGATCGACACCGAGGACCTCGACGGTGTGGCAGCACTACTTGGAGGGATTGCCGAGGCCGCGGGCGAGGTCGACTCGTTTGCGGTCGAATTCTGA